A window of Prolixibacter sp. SD074 contains these coding sequences:
- a CDS encoding ABC transporter ATP-binding protein — MENIIVCKNLTHHYGAKPVFENLNFNVPAGSILGLLGKNGTGKTTTINILNGFLQPTGGQCYIFGEDSQHLSPGTKARIGYLVEGHIQYGFMTIAEIERYYSAYYPGWKKEPYYELMAKLDVAPNQKISAMSTGQRSQVALGLILAQDPELLILDDFSMGLDPGYRRLFIDYLLEYARTGNKTVFTTSHIIQDMEQLIDDVLILDAKQVVAQQPLNDFMQCFRKFTFTTNTKVEDWSNAPAVNVEQLNQYYVELYTWSEEIEVKAFLDKNGILTENFSRGNMNLEDAFIGLTGKY; from the coding sequence ATGGAGAATATCATTGTGTGTAAAAACCTGACGCATCATTACGGAGCGAAACCGGTTTTCGAAAACCTGAATTTCAACGTGCCTGCCGGAAGTATTTTGGGTTTGTTGGGGAAGAACGGAACCGGCAAAACCACGACCATCAATATTTTGAATGGTTTTCTTCAACCGACCGGAGGCCAGTGTTACATTTTTGGCGAAGATTCGCAACATCTTTCTCCTGGTACAAAGGCTCGAATCGGTTATCTGGTGGAAGGGCACATTCAATATGGCTTCATGACCATCGCCGAAATCGAGCGATACTATTCTGCTTATTATCCCGGATGGAAAAAAGAGCCTTACTACGAGCTTATGGCGAAATTGGATGTGGCTCCCAATCAAAAGATTTCGGCCATGTCAACCGGACAGCGTTCGCAGGTGGCACTAGGGCTCATTCTGGCACAAGATCCGGAATTATTGATTTTGGACGATTTCAGCATGGGCCTCGATCCCGGCTATCGCAGACTATTTATTGATTATCTGCTTGAATATGCCCGGACCGGAAATAAAACCGTTTTCACCACTTCGCATATTATTCAGGATATGGAGCAATTGATCGACGATGTATTGATTCTGGATGCCAAACAGGTAGTGGCACAACAACCACTCAACGATTTTATGCAGTGTTTTCGCAAGTTTACGTTTACAACAAATACAAAAGTGGAGGACTGGAGTAATGCCCCGGCAGTGAATGTGGAACAACTGAACCAGTATTATGTAGAGCTTTATACCTGGTCTGAGGAAATTGAAGTGAAAGCCTTTTTGGACAAAAATGGAATTTTAACGGAAAATTTTTCACGGGGAAACATGAATCTGGAGGATGCTTTCATTGGCCTAACCGGAAAATATTAA